A DNA window from Enoplosus armatus isolate fEnoArm2 chromosome 9, fEnoArm2.hap1, whole genome shotgun sequence contains the following coding sequences:
- the enpp2 gene encoding autotaxin, which produces MSLQKLFVWIWSALCAAGVCSGFVYDRPRRSGEDGTSARTESRSAPQYMPTSGSCRSRCFELVESEPPNCRCDNLCKTYNGCCSDFDQLCLRKEGGYECSKDRCGEARNEQHACHCSDDCLARGDCCTNYKTLCKGDTSWLQDECEEIKAAECPAGFVRPPLIMLSVDGFRASYVKRGNTVIPNIEKLRTCGTHAPYMRPVYPSKTFPNLYSLATGLYPESHGIIGNSMYDPVFDATFTLRSREKLNHRWWGGQPIWITALKQGVKAATFFWPVTIPLERRILTMLQWLHLPEGERPYVYAMHSEQPDTYGHKMGPMSAELNNPLRVIDRVVGQLMDGLKQMRLHRCVNVILVGDHGMEEAHCDRTEFLSNYMASVDDIVLVPGSLGRIRSRHPNSPKYDPKAVVANLTCKKADQHFKPYLKQHLPKRLHYANNRRIEEIHLLVERKWHVARKVPEGKRHCGFSGDHGYDNKITSMQTIFLGYGPTFKFKTKVPAFENIELYNVMCDLLGLKPAPNNGTHGSLNHLLRSPPYRPTMPEELSRPAASGLVPAGADDLGCSCEDKNKVEELNQRLRQAIDDSRNLPYGRPAVLFRTKYSILHHSDYISGYSEALSMPLWTSYTVSRQVEVSPLPEALSNCVRPDTRVPPAYSQSCANYRADKQISYAFLYPPQLSSTTDKKYDAVLITNTVPMYPAFKRVWGYFQRALVKKYATERNGVNVLIGPIFDYNYDGVRDTAEKIKQYVSGTTPIPTHYFVVLTSCLDFTQAADSCSGPLSSAAFILPHRPSNDETCNSSEEESRWVEDLMKMHTARVRDVEILTGLDLYRRTTRSYAEILSLKTYMHTYESEI; this is translated from the exons ATGTCGCTGCAGAAACTG TTTGTTTGGATCTGGTCAGCCCTGTGTGCCGCCGGCGTGTGTTCGGGATTCGTCTACGACCGGCCCAGACGCTCAGGTGAGGACGGGACGTCAGCCAGGACTGAGT CTCGCTCTGCGCCTCAGTACATGCCGACCTCAGGCTCCTGCAGGAGCAGGTGTTTTGAGCTGGTCGAGTCGGAGCCGCCAAATTGCCGCTGTGACAACCTGTGTAAGACCTACAACGGCTGCTGCTCTGACTTTGATCAGCTCTGCCTCCGGAAAG AGGGAGGCTACGAGTGCAGTAAAGATCGGTGTGGGGAGGCTCGAAATGAACAACACGCCTGCCACTGCTCTGACGACTGTCTGGCCAGAGGAGACTGTTGCACCAACTACAAGACGCTGTGTAAAG GAGACACTTCATGGCTGCAAGATGAGTGTGAGGAGATCAAGGCGGCCGAATGTCCTGCCGG gTTTGTGCGCCCACCGCTCATCATGCTGTCAGTGGACGGATTTAGAGCTTCTTACgtgaagagaggaaacactgtCATACCCAACATCGAGAAACTGA GAACATGTGGAACCCACGCTCCGTACATGAGGCCTGTCTACCCCTCCAAAACCTTCCCCAACCTCTACTCGCTGGCTACG GGCCTCTACCCAGAGTCCCACGGGATCATCGGCAACTCCATGTACGACCCCGTGTTCGATGCCACCTTCACCctgaggagcagagagaaactCAACCATCGCTGGTGGGGGGGGCAGCCG ATCTGGATCACAGCGCTCAAACAGGGAGTGAAGGCTGCCACCTTCTTCTGGCCTGT TACCATCCCATTGGAGAGGCGGATACTGACCATGCTGCAGTGGCTCCACCTCCCAGAAGGGGAGAG GCCCTACGTATACGCCATGCACTCTGAGCAGCCGGACACGTACGGACACAAAATGGGGCCCATGAGCGCAGAA CTGAACAACCCTCTGAGGGTGATCGATAGGGTCGTAGGCCAGCTGATGGACGGGCTTAAACAGATGAGACTGCATCGCTGCGTCAACGTCATCCTGGTGGGGGATCAtg GTATGGAGGAGGCCCACTGTGATCGCACCGAGTTCCTCAGTAACTACATGGCCAGCGTTGATGACATCGTCCTCGTCCCCGGCTCTTTAGGCCGAATACGCTCGAGACACCCCAACAGCCCgaaat acgACCCCAAGGCTGTTGTTGCAAATCTAACA TGTAAGAAGGCAGACCAGCACTTCAAGCCGTACTTGAAGCAGCACCTGCCGAAGAGACTGCACTACGCCAACAACCGTCGCATCGAAGAGATTCACCTGCTGGTGGAGAGGAAGTGGCACGTTGCCAG GAAAGTTCCTGAGGGGAAGAGGCACTGCGGCTTCTCTGGTGACCACGGATACGACAACAAGATCACCAGCATGCAG ACTATTTTCTTGGGGTATGGGCCTACGTTTAAATTCAAGACTAAAGTTCCAGCCTTTGAAAACATCGAGCTTTATAATGTCATGTGCG ATCTCCTGGGCCTGAAACCAGCTCCCAATAACGGAACCCACGGCAGTCTGAACCACCTGCTGAGAAGCCCCCCCTACAGACCCACCATGCCGGAGGAGCTTTCCAGGCCAGCGGCCTCTGGTCTTGTTCCCGCGGGGGCAGATGACCTGGGCTGCAGCTGCGAAGACAAG AACAAAGTGGAGGAGCTAAACCAGCGACTGAGGCAAGCTATTGATG acAGCAGGAACCTGCCGTACGGCCGACCTGCTGTTCTTTTCCGCACCAAATACTCCATCCTCCACCACAGCGACTACATCAGCGGCTACAGCGAGGCTCTCTCTATGCCTCTCTGGACGTCGTACACTGTCAGCAGACAG GTAGAAGTGTCTCCGCTGCCTGAAGCTCTGTCCAACTGTGTGAGACCTGACACCAGAGTCCCTCCAGCCTACAGTCAGTCCTGCGCCAACTACAGGGCAGACAAACAGATCTCCTACGCCTTCCTGTACCCACCAC aatTGTCCTCaaccacagacaaaaaataCGACGCTGTCCTCATCACCAACACCGTTCCCATGtatcctgcattcaaaa GAGTTTGGGGCTACTTCCAGAGAGCACTGGTGAAGAAATACGCCACCGAGAGAAACGGGGTGAACGTGCTCATCGGACCCATATTTGACTACAACTATGATGGCGTCAGGGACACAGCTGAGAAGATAAAACA GTATGTAAGCGGGACGACGCCCATCCCCACGCACTACTTTGTGGTCCTGACCAGCTGCTTAGACTTCACGCAGGCTGCAGACTCGTGCAGCGGCCCGCTCAGCAGTGCCGCCTTCATCCTGCCGCACAGACCCAGCAACGATGAGACCTGCAAC AGCTCGGAGGAGGAGTCCCGCTGGGTGGAGGACCTGATGAAGATGCACACAGCTCGAGTCCGAGACGTGGAGATCCTGACCGGCTTGGACCTGTACCGCCGAACCACCCGGAGCTACGCAGAAATCCTCTCGCTCAAGACCTACATGCACACGTACGAGAGCGAGATCTGA